TCTTCCGACACCCCTTGAGTGTCGTCCGGCGTATGCTGGGTCTCGACATCATCAATCCGGCCAACGCTGCTGACGCGTTGGTGTACGCCAGCGTCAAAGGAGTGCTGCCATGGCCCGTGCCGCCCACGATATCGCGTCCCTGCCCATCCCCCAGGAAGCCTTCGACTGGTACGACGAGTACGCCCACGGCCTGATCACGCGACGGGAGTTCATGGGTCGCCTCGCTGCCCTCGCGCCCGTGGTCGGCCTCTCCCTGGGCACGCTGACGGGCGCCCTCATGCCGAGCTACGCGCAGGCGGAGCAGGTGTCCTTCAACGATCCCGAGATCTTCGCCACCTACGAGACCTTCGCCTCGCCGCGCGGTCACGGCGAAGGCCGCGGTTATCTGGTGCTGCCGGAGGCGGTGCGCGAGTCGGGGTCGGCGCCGGCCGTGTTGGTGGTGCACGAGAACCGCGGCCTCAACCCCTACATCAAGGACGTGGCGCGCCGCCTGGCGAAGGCGGGGTTCGTAGCCTTTGCGCCCGACGCCCTGTACCCGAAGGGCGGTTACCCAGGCAACGACGATGAGGGCCGCCTGCTGCAGCGGTCCCTCGAGCACCGCAAGATCGAGCAGGATTTCCTCGCCGCCGCGGCCTGGATCAAGGGCCATGAGCGCTCCAGCGGCAAGCTGGGCGCGGTCGGTTTTTGCTTCGGCGGCTACATCGTGAACATGCTCGCCGCGGCCATCCCCGAGCAGCTCGATGCGGGCGTGCCCTTCTACGGCACCCCGGCCGCCGAGCAGCTTCGCTCGCGGGTCACGGGCCCCCTGATGGTGCAGCTCGCAGGCCTCGATAAGCGCGTGAACCAGACCTGGCCCGCTTACGCGGAAACGTTGGAGGCAAACGGCGCCGACTACGTCATGCACGAGTACGCGGACGTGAACCATGGCTTCCACAACGACTCCACGGGCCGCTACGACGAGGCGGCGGCGGAGCTCGCCTGGTCGCGCACCCTGGCGTTCTTCGGCGAGCACCTCGCGAGCTGAGCGTCTCTTCGTGAATGAAAGTATTAGCTCTATGGATCGGAGCGCAGGGCGATGAGTGAGTTGAAGGGTGCCGTCGTCTGTATCACCGGGGCGTCCTCGGGGATCGGCGAGGCGATGGCGCGCCGCCTGACGGACTCGCAGCTGGTGCTCACGGCGCGACGCACCGAACGCCTGGAACAGCTACGCGAAGAACTCGGTGCGGACCGGGTGATGGTCTGCCCCGGGGACGTGCGCGAGGACCTCAGCCCCGTGCTCGCACCCGCCCTGGAGCGCTTCGGGCGGCTCGATGCGGTGATCGCCAACGCCGGCTTCGGCGTGGTGGGCAAGGTGGCGAAGTTGGCGCCGCACGATCTGCACCGGCAGCTGGACGTGAACCTCTTCGGCGTCATGCGCACGGTGCAGGCGGCGATGCCGGCGCTGCAGGCCTCGCGCGGGCGCATCGGTATCGTCGGCAGCGTGGCCGGCTACATCTCCTTGCCGGGCACGTCTGCCTACTCGATGAGTAAGTTCGCCGTACGCGCCCTGTGTGACTCCCTGCGGGCCGAGGTGAAGGACGACGGTATCTCCGTCACTCACCTGGCCCCCGGGTTCGTCGACAGCGAGATTCGTCGCGTCGATAACGAAGGCACCTTCAACCCGGAAACGAAGGAGAACCTGCCGGCGTGGCTCGTCATGCCCACGCCGAAGGCGGCGCAGATCATGCTGCGTGCCGTGGACAAGCGTAAGGCGGAGCAGGTCTTTACCCGCCACGGCCGCACCGCCGTGTGGTTTGCGCGCCACTTCCCGTCGCTGATGCGCATGGCGATTCTTCGCTCCGGCGCCAAGTCGCGGCGCGCCCCGCAGTAGCCGCCGCTCGTCTGAATTTTGGCCAGCGTCTAAGGCGAATCCCCTAGAAAGAGGGTGGGGCACGCGAGGGCTACGCCCGTCCAGGCG
This portion of the Pseudomonadota bacterium genome encodes:
- a CDS encoding SDR family NAD(P)-dependent oxidoreductase, whose amino-acid sequence is MSELKGAVVCITGASSGIGEAMARRLTDSQLVLTARRTERLEQLREELGADRVMVCPGDVREDLSPVLAPALERFGRLDAVIANAGFGVVGKVAKLAPHDLHRQLDVNLFGVMRTVQAAMPALQASRGRIGIVGSVAGYISLPGTSAYSMSKFAVRALCDSLRAEVKDDGISVTHLAPGFVDSEIRRVDNEGTFNPETKENLPAWLVMPTPKAAQIMLRAVDKRKAEQVFTRHGRTAVWFARHFPSLMRMAILRSGAKSRRAPQ
- a CDS encoding dienelactone hydrolase family protein: MARAAHDIASLPIPQEAFDWYDEYAHGLITRREFMGRLAALAPVVGLSLGTLTGALMPSYAQAEQVSFNDPEIFATYETFASPRGHGEGRGYLVLPEAVRESGSAPAVLVVHENRGLNPYIKDVARRLAKAGFVAFAPDALYPKGGYPGNDDEGRLLQRSLEHRKIEQDFLAAAAWIKGHERSSGKLGAVGFCFGGYIVNMLAAAIPEQLDAGVPFYGTPAAEQLRSRVTGPLMVQLAGLDKRVNQTWPAYAETLEANGADYVMHEYADVNHGFHNDSTGRYDEAAAELAWSRTLAFFGEHLAS